TCCGTCCTCGCCGGGACCTCGTAGAGGTAGACGCGGGTGCGGTACAGGTCCGGGACCACCAGGGTGCGCGAGGGCATCCAGCCGCGCAGCGCGAAGGTGTTGCTGACGATGAGGGCTCCGGGGGCGAGCTCTTCCCTCAGCTTCGTCGCCAGGCGGCGCATGGCCTCGCGGTGCACATAGCAGACGACGGCCGAGGCCCCCGTGAAGGAGGCCTGGAAGAAGTCCCCGCGCACCAGTCGCAGGTTGGGCCGGGGCGCGAGGCGCTGGCGCAGGCGCGAGAAGGCATACGGCAGGGGAGACCACTCGTAGGCCACCACGTTCGCCCGGGGGCAGTGGTCCGCGAGCGCGAAGGCCAGGTTCCCCCAGCCCGAGCCCAGCTCCAGGAGCGTGCCCTCCTGGGTCTCGGGGAGGAGCGAGAGCATCTGTCGGCGCACCTTCCCCGTGGTGGGCATGGGGGTGATGCCGATGCGCAGCGAGTAGAGGACGATGGACAGCATGGCCCCCAGCAGCAGGGTCAAGAGGAGCAGGTAGAGGAAGGTGCCCATCGCGCTCACGGCGTTGCGTACCAGTTCGGTGGCCAGCGGTTCGCCGACGATTGTGGACCGGCCGGGCCAGGCGGGCGAGGGCCACGTGCGACACCGTGCCGCATCCCGTGTGAGTGGCGTCGCT
Above is a window of Cystobacter fuscus DNA encoding:
- a CDS encoding class I SAM-dependent methyltransferase, whose translation is MGTFLYLLLLTLLLGAMLSIVLYSLRIGITPMPTTGKVRRQMLSLLPETQEGTLLELGSGWGNLAFALADHCPRANVVAYEWSPLPYAFSRLRQRLAPRPNLRLVRGDFFQASFTGASAVVCYVHREAMRRLATKLREELAPGALIVSNTFALRGWMPSRTLVVPDLYRTRVYLYEVPARTEPGASGGI